One region of Streptomyces leeuwenhoekii genomic DNA includes:
- a CDS encoding DUF6479 family protein, with protein sequence MTTAWMELAAGRGALGVGLGVAAVVVVALLIGAFAIGIRSKRRESPPPRPEEQPRMPEGGPVREVRENREPDEMPRSDERLTPHQLKGHGNMGDRPATTGQRPRWDEGSSGSFGSGGTGGR encoded by the coding sequence ATGACTACCGCATGGATGGAACTGGCCGCGGGCCGTGGCGCCCTCGGTGTCGGGCTGGGCGTGGCCGCCGTTGTGGTGGTGGCCCTGCTGATCGGTGCCTTCGCGATCGGTATCCGCAGCAAGCGCCGGGAGTCGCCCCCGCCCCGCCCGGAGGAGCAGCCCCGGATGCCCGAGGGGGGCCCGGTCCGCGAGGTGCGGGAGAACCGCGAACCCGACGAGATGCCCCGCAGTGACGAGCGCCTGACTCCGCACCAGCTCAAGGGGCACGGAAACATGGGCGACCGTCCCGCCACGACGGGGCAGCGGCCCCGCTGGGACGAGGGCAGCAGCGGCTCGTTCGGCAGCGGGGGTACGGGCGGGCGCTGA